A single window of Sparus aurata chromosome 12, fSpaAur1.1, whole genome shotgun sequence DNA harbors:
- the LOC115593168 gene encoding sushi domain-containing protein 2-like: MEKFTAVIFVLMVSCICRTLGQTCQGLCGATSGTCSCHPTCVAMTNCCPDYRDYCVETLPYSGTILGGTDFVVLEANFTQSSKIKCMFNNNRPSITEGYVDESSRAHCISPLLYETGWIPFHVSSDDGMTFNRSGTWLSVHSGKLDSKFKAMMVNSTKWQYYGTPNVGGTLEMTWNTSMVRADRVNIELWGYRETGKPYGSDWRAEWRYLYSLAKDQPNNGSFSFLPKPAANGFSSWELGSVRVSPSTSPDGSWNVHAVWTEDHALAWHLEEKFRQDSAAWALDKCLAWDKLENQLPNFLSEIIDCPCTLAQARADTGRFHTDYGCDIEKGSVCTYHPGSVHCVRAIQASPKYGAGQQCCYDSTGFQVLTSDSIGGSTPDRAHDWGSPPFQNPPRVPGQSHWVYDVLSFYYCCLWSDHCHYYFKHRPSSDCRSYEPPRSAVVFGDPHFVTFDGVSYSFNGKGEYTLVTSAVTHNLTIQGRTEPVTETIKATKMTSVAMKEANSDVIEVRLSVHNGLEVLQNQKTLSFTEQSWMDLHGVFVFSPTPTNVTVMFPSGAGVEVRERDGDLTTTVLLPEEFDNAILGLLGKMNGNAADDLVLSNGEHVRNQSNPEELFTFGASWAVFNRSALFTYDSQYLIDNYLNGPRHDPSFIPVFSVPENPEDPLANQASKICTGEGSQFCRYDILVGRSPGMGNATKLSYQSHISLVQDLKPVVSCGWLSPPARGKKEGTSYLQGATVRFSCDDDYTLKGSEERVCQENGQWSGEETACKVPLSIVGTVVGSVLGALALIVIITTITLYFRKQKRKAANEDMKVEAF, translated from the exons ATGGAGAAATTCACAGCAGTCATCTTTGTCCTTATGGTTTCATGTATCTGCAGGACATTGG GACAAACATGTCAAGGACTCTGCGGGGCAACATCAGGCACATGTTCATGCCACCCAACTTGCGTTGCCATGACGAACTGCTGTCCGGACTACAGAGACTACTGTGTGGAGACCTTACCATATTCTGGGACCATTTTGGGCGGGACAGATTTTGTTGTCCTTGAAGCAAATTTCACTCAGAGTTCCAAGATTAAATGCAT GTTCAACAATAACAGACCGTCCATCACTGAAGGATATGTGGATGAAAGCAGTAGAGCCCATTGTATCTCCCCACTCCTGTACGAAACAGGCTGGATTCCTTTCCACGTCTCCTCAGATGACGGCATGACATTCAACAGAAGTGGAACCTGGCTTTCAG TACACTCTGGCAAGTTAGATTCTAAGTTTAAGGCGATGATGGTCAACTCAACCAAATGGCAGTACTACGGCACACCGAATGTTGGAGGCACTCTTGAGATGACATGGAATACCTCTATGGTCAGAGCGGACAGGGTCAATATAGAGCTCTGGGGATACAGGGAGACAG GTAAACCCTATGGAAGTGACTGGAGAGCTGAGTGGCGCTATCTGTACTCACTGGCTAAGGATCAGCCCAACAATGGTTCCTTTAGCTTTTTGCCCAAACCAGCAGCAAATGGCTTTTCGAGTTGGGAGCTTGGCTCTGTACGTGTCAGCCCCAGCACCTCCCCCGATGGATCATG GAATGTGCATGCCGTGTGGACCGAAGATCACGCTCTGGCCTGGCATCTGGAAGAGAAGTTCAGGCAGGACTCAGCAGCTTGGGCCCTGGACAAATGTTTAGCATGGGACAAGCTGGAAAATCAGCTGCCCAACTTCCTCAGTGAGATCATAGACTGCCCCTGCACCCTGGCTCAAGCAAGAGCTGACACAGGAAGGTTTCAT ACTGACTACGGCTGTGATATAGAGAAAGGGAGCGTGTGCACCTACCACCCTGGGAGTGTTCACTGTGTGAGGGCGATACAAGCCAG TCCTAAGTATGGAGCAGGACAGCAGTGTTGCTACGACAGCACCGGTTTTCAGGTCCTGACCTCCGACTCAATCGGGGGTAGCACTCCAGACCGAGCCCACGACTGGGGCTCACCTCCATTCCAAAACCCACCTCGTGTTCCCGGACAGTCCCACTGGGTCTATGACGTCCTCAGCTTCTACTACTGCTGCCTGTGGTCCGACCACTGCCACTACTACTTCAAACACCGGCCCTCCAGTGACTGCAGGAGCTACGAGCCACCCCGATCAG CTGTGGTGTTTGGGGATCCCCACTTCGTGACATTTGACGGTGTGAGCTACTCCTTTAATGGCAAAGGGGAATACACTTTGGTGACGTCAGCAGTGACGCACAATCTGACAATCCAAGGCAGAACAGAGCCTGTGACTG AAacaattaaagcaacaaaaatgaCATCTGTTGCCATGAAAGAAGCAAACTCTGATGTCATTGAGGTGCGACTCAGCGTTCACAATGGCCTTGAAGTGCTGCAGAATCAAAAGACCCTCTCCTTTACTGAGCAGAGCTGGATGGACCTGCATG gtgtgtttgtgttttctccgACCCCTACAAATGTGACCGTGATGTTCCCCTCTGGAGCCGGGGTGGAAGTgcgggagagagatggagaccTGACAACCACGGTGCTCCTGCCAGAGGAGTTCGATAATGCAATACTCGGACTGCTGGGGAAGATGAACGGTAACGCCGCGGACGACCTCGTTCTCAGCAACGGCGAACATGTGCGGAACCAAAGCAACCCAGAGGAACTGTTCACCTTCGGGGCAAGCT GGGCTGTCTTCAACAGGTCGGCCTTGTTCACATATGATTCTCAGTACCTTATAGACAATTATTTAAACGGCCCCAGACATGACCCGAGCTTTATTCCAGTGTTCTCTGTCCCTGAGAACCCAGAGGATCCATTAGCCAATCAGGCTTCCAAGATCTGCACAGGAGAGGGCTCTCAGTTCTGCAG GTACGATATCCTTGTAGGCCGTAGTCCTGGAATGGGAAATGCCACCAAATTATCTTACCAGAGTCACATTTCTCTTGTGCAGGATCTAAAGCCAG TGGTATCCTGTGGATGGCTGTCACCTCCGGCTCGAGGGAAGAAGGAGGGGACCTCATATTTGCAAGGAGCCACGGTGCGGTTCTCCTGTGACGACGACTACACTCTCAAAGGATCGGAGGAGCGCGTATGCCAGGAGAATGGCCAGTGGTCTGGAGAAGAGACAGCCTGCAAAGTTCCAC TAAGCATCGTGGGAACTGTGGTCGGGTCGGTCCTCGGAGCCCTCGCGCTGATCGTGATCATCACAACAATCACACTCTAtttcagaaaacagaaaag GAAAGCTGCCAACGAAGATATGAAAGTTGAGGCCTTCTAA
- the LOC115593169 gene encoding heat shock protein beta-1: MGEQNKILSRPIFRRDVSWDPFPNWTQPSRIFTQDFGLPPFLEPSDLDWLDWAKKRLGSFNWPGYTQTPLLPPFSGQHPAALNQNRQQTSGVSEIRTGQDRWKINLDVNHFSPEEIAITTKDGYLQISGNHEERQDEHGSVSRCFTRKYKLPQGVDLQHISSSLSGDGVLSIEAPAPGTSVSAPINEIVIPVQIRQMQDCEKGNE; the protein is encoded by the exons ATGGgggaacaaaataaaatattatccCGTCCCATTTTCCGCCGGGATGTGAGCTGGGATCCTTTCCCAAACTGGACGCAGCCGAGCCGCATCTTCACACAGGATTTTGGCCTTCCTCCTTTCCTTGAGCCCAGTGATCTGGACTGGTTAGACTGGGCGAAGAAGAGACTGGGGTCTTTCAACTGGCCTGGGTACACACAGACTCCTCTTCTGCCTCCATTCAGTGGTCAGCACCCTGCGGCGCTGAACCAAAACAGGCAACAGACAAGTGGAGTGTCAGAGATCAGGACAGGGCAGGACCGCTGGAAGATTAACCTGGACGTCAATCACTTCTCACCTGAGGAAATTGCAATCACAACCAAGGACGGTTATTTGCAGATATCAG GAAATCATGAAGAAAGGCAGGATGAGCACGGATCGGTTTCAAGGTGCTTCACACGCAAATACAA ACTGCCACAGGGGGTGGACCTGCAGCACATCAGCTCTTCGCTGTCCGGTGATGGAGTTTTGTCCATAGAAGCCCCCGCCCCTGGGACATCCGTCAGCGCCCCGATCAATGAGATCGTCATACCTGTTCAAATCAGACAGATGCAGGACTGTGAAAAGGGAAATGAGTAA